The Synechococcales cyanobacterium T60_A2020_003 genome contains the following window.
TTTTGACAATCGTATTGCATCAGCGAAATCCGTTGAGACGGCAATAAGTCTCTCATCTTAAAGGTGTATTCGCCATAGTCGGCTAGGTCATCCAACCCCACCGAAGTGAGGAGCACCTCGGCCAAAAGCCATATCGCTACTTTCCAGACTAAAGATTGCATAGGAGGAACCGTTAAAAATTAACACCCTCAACTCTTCAACATCAGTCAGCCAAGTCAATACCGCTGCATACTTAACATTGCTTAGCGAGGTATATATATAAATGTAAACTATTTTAGGAATAATTTAAAGTTATGTAACGCAACTGCGTTCAGTGACCGTTCTATTTGGCGAACACAGCACGGGGTGGGGCGATCGCCCTTACTACACCTGTAGAGGAACGATCGACATAATTCTCTGCTTTGCATAGTCATCGTATATAATTAGATACATTGTTAACAAATGTAAAGTAAATCTAATAAAAGCCTGACACTCTAGAGAATCTTTAGTTCCTCTCCGAGGACAGTTTTCCTGAATTGTGGGGTGTTCAAGGTCTGTTGTCGCTTCCTCTTTCAAACCCCTCACAATGATGAGCCTGACCCAAATCCTAGTTGCGTCCCATGGATATGAGAAAACTGCGAGTGTTCCGCTTTTCCAGTTCAAGCAGGATATGGTTGATCCTGTAGATCTGCACGGAGCTGTTCGGATTCGGTGGGGCAATCCGGCACAACCTTTTCTATCGACCTACCTGACGCAACTCGATCAAGCATTATTAGTGTGGGGCGGAGCCACAGCCGCAATTTTTCTGATTGCTCAGTTTTATGTCTTTAGTTGGACGTTACAGGCTTTAATCTGGTCAGCCTTAAGTGGTGTCGCGACCTTAATTTCTGGAAAACTCGGTTGGTTTTGGGTCACCAGGCGACAGCAACGCTGGATTTTATACACCTGGTCTTTTTTGGTATTGATGGGTCTACTACTCACAACCTATGGTGTCTTTGCAGGATTACCGATTGTTTTGGTGAATCTCTGCGCGATTTGGCTAGTGCTCTGCGCGGTTGGCTATTTTGCAACCGGAATTGGCATCCACGCCCCTGCCTTCCTGTTGAGTGGAGCCGTCCATCTCGCTGTCATTCCCGCTCTACTGACGTTTCCGGCATGGCAATTTTTCTGGACGGGCGTAACGATGTCAGGATGTCTATTGTGCCTAGCTTTGCTTCAGTGGCAGCATCAATGATTGAACGTAAAATGCGCGATACTCATAGAGAATAGCTGTAGCGATCGCCCTATGAAATCTGAGCATCCCGTTGTTTCTAGCATCACAATCTATCCGGTCAAGTCGTTAGATGGCGTCAACGTTCCACACCGATCTCTGCTGAATCAGGCAGGCTTAACGGGCGATCGCACCTTTGCGATTGTGGACAACGAAGGACAGTTTGTGAACGGTAAGCGCAACGCCAAGATTCACAGCATCCGGTCTACGTTTGATCTAGAGGCGTGGACAATCTCGTTATCGATTCACGGCACAGAAGCGGTAGACACCTTTCACCTAGAGGGCGATCGCACTGCCTTAGAGCAATGGCTCAGCGACTATTTTCACCAGTCTGTACATCTCATTCAGAAGCCAGAGGGATTTCCAGACGATACCAACTCTCCTGGCCCAACGATCATCAGTACTGCAACCCTGGAGGCGATCGCCGCTTGGTATCCGAACCTCAGCGTAGACGATATCCGGCGTCGATTTCGCAGCAACATCGAGATTGCGGGCACTCCGGCCTTTTGGGAAGATCAGTTGTTTAGCAACACCGATACAGGTGTTGAATTTCAGATTGGGGATACGCACCTCCTAGGCGTTAATCCTTGTCAGCGCTGCGTGGTCGTTACCCGCGATCCGGACACCGGAGAGTCGTTTCCAGAGTTTCAAAAAATCTTTGTTGCGAATCGTAAAGAGACCCTACCCGACTGGGCAGAGCGATCGCGCTTTAATCATTTCTTTCGGGTAGCAGTTAATACCCGTATATCTAGCTCCACCCCAGCGCTAGACATCAAAGTTGGAGACAGTCTTTCTCGACGCTAGTACGGTGGATAGGGAGAGTACGGTGGATAAGGAGCCTGTTTCAGAGCATCGAACTGAAAGCAGTGATTTCCTTCAGGATGCTTCCAAAACTCCTGTTCTGGCATCGGATTTTTCTGCAAGGGGCGTATGGAACTGTCGGTTTCAAAGGTGGCACACAGTTCGTATTCCGTTCCCTCGGTGGGACGATAGACATAGGGTTCGCCAGAGATGGGATCGGTTGTCTGCAAGATGTCCGATAGAGTAGAGGGCAGGGTGACAGGTTCCCTTAAATCCTGCGATCGCATGGCTTGGGCGCAGATATCTTCAGAAATAGCATAGAGATTTTGTAGTCGTTGTTGATCGGATCGAATCCGGCGTTGTTGAATCGGCGATCCGAGCAAGATAAAACCTGCTACAACACCAAGAACAACGACACTGGTTGCAGCGATCGCAAACCACCGATCTGAAGGAGAAGAATGACTCATACACGTCCAGGCTGTCGTTGCAGCCAGGTCAAATAGTACCAAAACACGCCGCCAGCCAGCACAAAGACAATGGCAACCTTCAGCGTAAACCGTAACGTAAGATCCCCCTGAAGCAGGGAGGTAAGAAAGATCACGACGTCAATGATTGCAGTGAGAGCCGCAATTAATAGCGCGAGATAGGTGAGCCATTTCCGTACGCCGGACTGAAATTTTTCGGGATGCTCAGCCAAGTCTCGACTTAGCATCCGCATCAGTAAAAGATAGATGGGAAATACGACTATTAATCGCGCTAGAGCCGATGCCAGCTCATAACTTTGCCCCCAATAGCCCTGGTCTAGGGGATCGGGAACCAGCCAATCTACGGCAATAAACCCGATTTCGCCTAACGCTTGCACCCAAATTCCCAGGGTTGTAAACGAAAGCAAATACAGGAAGGCATCCCGCGCCGATTCGCTGCGTCGTCCTCGTGGGGTAGGAATCGCCTGTCCGGCAAGCTGCTCGTACACCGCACTAAAGGCAGCATCAATGGCAGGGTCAGGCCATCCCCGATGCTGCAACAGACGATAAATCAATTCATCCGATGCGCCTTTGGTACGGGCTGCGTCAATGTATCGGATTAGGGCAAGTTTAGGATCTTCGGGGGGTGGCGTGGAGGATTCCTCGATCATGGCAACTCGTTGAGCCAGTTAACGATGCTTCAGTATAGTGCGCTGAGTGAACCAGCAATTTACATCCCTAGACCAGATTTTAAGTTGGAACTCACCCCATGCCCGAAAGTTTAATTTTTGTGCACAAAAAGAAACCTGGCTAAAAGCACGATAGTCTAGGCTATATGGGGAGTCAAAGGCTTCACGACAATCCGATGAACTCTCAAAACTGATGTTTTGGTGTGACGATGAATCATAAGTTTTTAGAACAATGGGGTAACGTTTCATCCCTGGCGATCGCCCTTTCTGTCGGCATTTTTAGCCATCCTGCTTTGGCGATTGAAGAAACCCTATCGTTGTGCGAAACAGGATCAACGACTGTGCGGGTCTATGTAGAGGATGGTGAAACGCGGATGCGGGTGTTTGACCGTCAAGACAACGTGATTTGGATGAATAAAACCCCTGCGGGTGAAGACGTGACCTCCGAGGGATTCCAATACATAAACCTGATGGGCGAACAAACCGTTACCCTATCCATGAACCCTACCGCCAACACTTGCCAGATCCAAGTGGGCGATCGCCCCATCGAAGCAGGTACACTACTCATTCAAAATGCTCGTCCGGGGAGTGAAATGGCATCTGTCACGGGAACCGTCAGCTATCTTCAGCGGATTGCCCTTCCTCCCGGTGCAGTTGTTGAAGTCAAGCTAGCCGATGTCAGCCGTGCTGATGCGCCTGCCATTGTGCTGTCGGAACAGACCATCGTGACCCAAGGCGAGCAGGTGCCCATTCCGTTTACCCTTTCCTACGATCCCGCTGACATCGATCCCCGCTATCGATGTGTAGTGCAGGCTCGGATCACCATTGATGGCGAACTGGCCTGGATTTCCACCACCAGCTATCCCGTGATTACCCAGGGTAATTCCACCAAAGTAGATGTCATTGTAGAACCCGTGGGCGATCGCCCCTCCGATAGCCAGAATCGATTCTCCCGCTAGCATTACCGAACCGGGTTGGATGTCCTGGCAACCCATCAAAGAACTGGCGGCCGTCAATGTGACAACGGGCTTCTCCAATATGGAACTCGGCGGGTACATGGATTTCCAAAATGCTTGTGCTCAGGCGACCGGACAAACAATGGACGATTTTCCGAACTGGTTTCGGATGGATGACCGAGTCAACCAAATTGGCACCGGAACCGTGGCGTATGGCTGTTGGTGGAATGGGGAGATGATCGCTACATTCCCAAGCCTCGCCCTCAAAAATGACCTCGCTTCCCCCTATTGTCTCAAGAGCATTGCCGCTCAGCCGCTGGACATTTACAGTGACCCCGACCCGACCGCGACCCGGTTGGGAACGGTAGCACCGGGCGAAACGGTTCAACCCAGTTCCACCCCAGCGCTCCTACGGGATGTCAATGGCGAAACCTGGATTGCGATCGCCACTCCGGTCGAAGGCTGGGTACGGCACGGAATGGGCGGAGAACCAGGCAATTTTGAATGCTGTGAGTAGCGTTTCTGGCTGAAACCGATCGAGAGGAGGAACCGATCGAGAGGAGGTAAGGCTTGGAGGTTCCAAGACAGATTGCATGGGCAGCGATCGCGCGAAATCCGGCAATTCCATCCGCCGTGCGGTGTGACATGATAGATGTCTAGGATATTGTCCAGTCTGCCCAATCCAGTCACCTGATCCAGGGAGTCAGTCATGATTTTTCCAACCTTTGAAGACTTTCAAGACCTCGCAAAGCGCGGAAATTTTGTTCCCGTTTATCAGGAGTGGGTGGCGGACCTAGAAACCCCCGTTTCGGCTTGGTACAAGGTTTGCGCTGGGCAACCCTACAGCTTTTTGCTGGAATCGATTGAGGGTGGAGAAAAGATCGGACGCTACAGCCTATTGGGGTGCGATCCGCTGTGGATTTTAGAGGTTCGGGGCGATCGCACCCTGCAAACCCACCGCAACGGTGAAACCCAAGTTTTTGAAGGAAACCCGTTCGATATTCTGACCGATTGCCTTAAACCTGTCGTTCCCGTCAAACTGCCTCAGTTACCCCAGGGTATTGGCGGACTCTTCGGCTTTTGGGGCTATGAGCTGATCAACTGGATCGAACCCCGTGTCCCCATCTATCCCCTCACGGAGGCGGATTTGCCCGATGGCATCTGGATGCAGGTTGATCATCTGCTGATTTTTGACCAAGTCCAGCGCAAAATTTGGGCGATCGCCTACGCGGATCTGCTCGACCCCAATACCGACCTACGCCAAGCCTACGATACCGCTTGCGCCCAGGTACAGCGACTCGTCGATAAACTGCAACTGCCCCTCTCCAGCGGCGATACCGTTCTAGAATGGACACCCCCCAGTCAGAGCGATCGCCCTCCGGTAGACTTTGCCAGCAACACCACCCAAGAGCAATACTGCGCCAGCGTTGACAAGGCGAAGGAGTATATTCGGGCAGGCGACATTTTTCAGGTGGTCATTTCCCAGCGACTCTCGGCAGACTACAGCGGCGATCCCTTTGCCCTATACCGTTCGCTGCGAATGATCAATCCGTCCCCCTTCATGGCCTACTTCCAATTCCAGGATTGGCAAATCATCGGCTCTAGTCCCGAAGTCATGGTGAAGGCCGAACGTCCGGCAGCTCTAGAAGGCAAGACCCTCGCCACCCTGCGACCAATCGCCGGAACCCGACCCCGGGGCAAAACCGCCAAGGAAGATGCCGCCTTGGCCGAAGATCTGCTGCACGATCCGAAGGAAGTGGCCGAACACGTGATGCTGGTCGATCTGGGACGCAACGATCTGGGGCGGGTCTGCGTCAAGGGCAGCGTGGAAGTGGATGAACTGATGGTGATTGAGCGCTATTCCCATGTGATGCACATCGTCAGCAACGTGATCGGAATTTTAGACCCAGAAAAAAATGCCTGGGATCTGATGCAGGCGTGCTTCCCCGCAGGTACGGTCAGCGGTGCGCCCAAGATCCGAGCCATGGAAATCATTCACGAACTGGAACCCTGTCGTCGTGGCCCTTACTCTGGTGTCTATGGCTATTACGATTTTGAAGGCCAGCTCAATAGTGCGATCGCCATTCGGACGATGGTAGTGCGACCGACGGAAACGGGAAGCCATACGGTGAGCGTTCAAGCCGGAGCAGGGCTGGTAGCCGATTCCAAACCCGAGATGGAATACCAGGAGACATTGAATAAAGCACGGGGGATGCTGGAAGCGATCCGGTGTTTGAAGCTTTAGCCGTCTACTGATTCAACTCATCTTCTGCTCGGTTACTAAGGTTAGACTTTCCCATCCACCCCGTTCATCGTAGCGGCGAATCATGCGTTGACGGAGGGTTGGGGAAATCAACCATCCCGCCTCTAGGAAAAAGGGACGGCCTTTGGGAATGGTTAACGGTGTGGTTGCGGAGGCTCCTTCGGGTAAGAGCAAGACCTGCACCACCGTCTCTCGATCGGGAAACAGCAGTCGATTCCTGTGAATATCTGCCGTTGAGGTCACGGTAAAGGTCGGCGTCGTGATGCACTGCTCAAGGCGATCGCCCTTCTGCTGAATCCGAAGCTGGGTTGGATAGCGATCGCGTCCCCTCAAGTCTGGGTACAGCACCACTGCCTCGCCCTGCCACTCCCCCACGAGCTGATCCACGGTTACCGAGGGACGAACTGAGGGTGCATCGGGAGTCAGCGCTTCTCGGATCAGGGTAAAACTGGAAAGCTGGGCATCACCATCAAACAGTTCCACTAACCGTAAGCGGCGATCGCCCGCCATAAAGCCCAGTTCCGCTCCAAATTGGGTGAAGGGAGCCCACTGGATCGAACCTTGGGAAAACGCCCCAGCCTCAAACACTAAAACACTCCGATTCAGGGAGCGATACTCAAACACCTGTTCCTGGCTCAGTTGTCCTGTTTCCGGTGAAAAGCGTCGCACCACTTGGCGCACCGTCTGATTCTCATCTAACCCTTCTAGAGATACACAGGTGGGCGTATCCGATACCACATCCCCGTGAGGAGAAAGCTGGGTAAACGATCCGTGCCATACGCCTAAATTTTTCAGGAGGTAATCCCATTGGGAGAGGGAATCGAAACTCGTCATGATCACCCAAAACTACCGACCAGCCCAAAACCTAGGGCCAGTCTCTATTGTATCGAATTACAAGGTATCGCAAGTCGGGAATCGGGAGGGGCGATCGCAGGTTAATATCAGTACCCAGATTGACAGCGACACAACACCGCACCTGCATCTCCCTCACCCCTGAAGGCTCAGATCTCAGAATGCTCGAGCATGATGCGCCTATCCCTACGCCGCAACTTTTAAGGCTTTCAATAACGCCTCAGCGGCTGCTTCCGAGAACGCCGGATTTTGTCCTGTGATGATTAATCCATCCGTTACAGCATAGGGTGCAAACAGAGCGTCCGCCTTGCTAAAGACTCCTCCCAATTCAATCAATCGGGTTTCAATGGCAAAGGGCACGACATCGCTTAGCTCTACTGCCGCTTCTTCTTCATTTGTAAAGCTAGTGAGCGATCGCCCTTTCAAAATCGACTCGCCATTGGCATCCGTCGCTTGTACGAGCGCCGCCGGGCCATGACAGACTGCCGCAATCGGCTTTTCCTGAGCATAAAACGCTGAAACCAATGCCGCATTGATTGGATCATCTGTTCAACCCGCTCGTACAACCAATCCGTATTCAAGCGGATTAGCATGAGCTACAAGATGCTTTGTATGAGACAGGACTTACGCAATTGGGCGATTTTGCGCGGGTGTAACCTGCGCAAAATCGCCTAAACGACTCAGGACGCCGCACGTAGTGCGTAAGTCCTGAGCGATTCAAGAGGGTGTCGTAGATAGTAATACGACACCCTTCTTCTAACCGAGTCTTTTCTATCCTGGCATCCGTACCAACAGCACTGGACAAGGCGCGTACACCCGCACATAGTCAGATAACGACTGTCCTAACAAGCGGTCAAGATCGGGCAAGCCTTTTGCAATTGACGGACGCCGATCGGGTGACCCCAACACAATTAGATCAACGCTCATATCTTCAGCCAATTGGCAAATGCGCGCACCGGGCGATCCTTCCGGGGCAAAACAGCGATATTTCACGCTAAACTTCTTAGCTTCTGCGATTGCGGGCTGCAACACCGGATCCTTCTCCGCATCAGCGTGCATCATCTGCTCGTCCAACTTGCCAGAGATGTCTGGATTCGCGTGTACTAGGAGTACCTCACTATCCTTGACGTCTCGTGCAAGGGCGATCGCTGACTGCACCGCTTCCTGCCCCGATGAAGATTTATCCACTGCCACTAAAATTCGGCGAATACGCTTGACATAGATATCGTCTTTCACCAACAGCATCGGGCGCTGGGCCAGTTGAAATACGTACTGGCTCACCGAGTTTTCTAAAATCGACTGCAAACGCTTCAATCCCCGCGAACCCATGATGATGAGATCCGCATCAATTTCATCAGCAACTTTGCAGACCAAGTCCTTGGGCTCTCCTTCCCGCAGCATCGCGTTAGTCTGGGAGGGATCAAGCTGAAGAGACTGAATGGCTCTGGCTAAGGTTTTTCCACCCTCTTCCCACTTTAGGGTCATGCCCTCAGCCGTCACCTGGGGGGGGACTACATGGAGAACCGTCACCGATGCCTGCTGAATTGAAGGGATATCCATCAGGATTTTCAGCATGGCTTCGGACTGCCCCGTCCCCGAATCGGCTAACAGAATCTTTTTAATCATGATTGCCTCTCAAAGCGATGTATCAAATGGTTTAATGCGCTTACGTTTTAGACGCTAGTGCCTTCCACCCATGACGTGTATCGTTCATGGCTATAGCCCCGTTTCGATAGTCGGCAACACGCCACCAGATTCAACTCCTGGATTGGGGTAAGGCACTACTCATCGCAATCATAGCGTTTCAAGGTTTCAGCGATTATGAGCAACCTCAATTTTGTGAGATCCTGTAACAGCCTTGCCCTTCGCCTTCAAAAAAATTGTTCATTTGGCTCATATGAAGAAGTAAAGTGACGTTGGAAATCTACGCCCAAAACTTGTACATCTGAACTCAACCTTCCACAATTCCAAGGTTTTCATGGGCACCTTTGGCAACTCTTACCTGAATCCTATGGCGTCTTCTGTTTCTCAACCCGGCAACCTTCGATGGTTTGAATATCGAGTTCAGGCCCACCCTCACTACACGGACTATGGCGGCATTGTTTGGCATGGCTCCTATATCGCCTGGATGGAAGAAGCTCGCGTTGAGTGCCTGCGATCGCTCGGCACCGAGTTTTCCGATTGTGTAGACGCAGGGTGCGATCTGCCCGTAATTGATCTCACGATTCGCTACCATCAGCCCATTCAGCATGGCAAAACGGCCATTGTCAAAACACGCCCCACCCGCACCAAAGGGGTCAGACTGCTCTGGGACTATCGCATTGAATCGCCCGACGGCAAAACCCTATACACGACGGCTCAGGTCACGCTCGTTGCCATTGATCGTGCTAGGAGAACAATCATCCGCATCCTCCCCCAATGTCTAGAAGATCTGCTGGATTATTTCGCAATCCCGACAGACACCCCTTAGACTGGAACTTAGAGTATGCCCGCCCGTACCCAATCTGACAGGCATTCAGCTATTGGTCATTTGGATGCAAAGCTCATAAACGGGTGCTCCAAATGTTCAGGAAGGCTTGAAATATGCCTAGGGCAGCGACTCATTTAATATCGTTCCAGTTCCTTGGGAATCCCTGTGGGGAGGCGACTGCTCTCTGGTAGAGTTTATAAATATTACGACCGTGTAACGATTCTTTATAATTCGCTGCGGTGACTCTGTTAGTGTCCATATTTCGTTATCACCCAGTAGGCGATCGCACCCATCCGTTTTCTTTAGCACATCTCTTTAGGTAGGACAGCTTTATGGTACAAACCGTGGCTCCGGAGCAAGTTGGCTACATCGTCAACAACTGTCACCAAAACCCATTTGAGGTACTTGGTCCTCATCCCATCCAGCAGGACGACCGTACCCAGTGGGCCGTGCGTGCATATTTACCCGACGCGGAAGCCGCATGGGTAATCTGCCCGGAGGAACGAGCGGAATACCCCATGACCCCTACCCATCACCCCCACTTCTTTGAATGCATCATCGATAAAGAAGACTTCTCGAACTACCAACTGCGCTTCATCGAACGGGGGCATGAAAAGGTTACCTACGATCCCTATGCCTTTCGCTCTCCCCTCGTCACCGACTTCGACGTTCATCTCTTCGCCGAAGGTAACCACCACCGTATTTATGAGAAATTAGGAGCACACCTCACCGAAATTGACGGGGTTGCCGGAGTTTACTTTGCCGTTTGGGCACCCAATGCCCGCAGTGTTTCGGTTTTAGGCGACTTCAACTGGTGGGACGGACGCAAGCACCAAATGCGCCGCATTGGTAATGGCATTTGGGAACTCTTCATTCCCCAACTGAAAGAAGGCGATCACTATAAATATGAAATTAAGAACGAGCACGGACACATCTACGAAAAGTCCGACCCCTACGGCTTCCAGCAAGAAGTGCGTCCCAAAACAGCCTCCATCGTCACCAATCTCGATTCCTACCAGTGGCACGACCAGGATTGGATGGAACAACGTCGCCAAACGGAACCGCTGAACCACCCCATCTCTGTCTACGAAGTTCACATCGGCTCCTGGCTCCATGCCTCGTCT
Protein-coding sequences here:
- a CDS encoding MOSC N-terminal beta barrel domain-containing protein, with protein sequence MKSEHPVVSSITIYPVKSLDGVNVPHRSLLNQAGLTGDRTFAIVDNEGQFVNGKRNAKIHSIRSTFDLEAWTISLSIHGTEAVDTFHLEGDRTALEQWLSDYFHQSVHLIQKPEGFPDDTNSPGPTIISTATLEAIAAWYPNLSVDDIRRRFRSNIEIAGTPAFWEDQLFSNTDTGVEFQIGDTHLLGVNPCQRCVVVTRDPDTGESFPEFQKIFVANRKETLPDWAERSRFNHFFRVAVNTRISSSTPALDIKVGDSLSRR
- a CDS encoding YbaY family lipoprotein translates to MGEQTVTLSMNPTANTCQIQVGDRPIEAGTLLIQNARPGSEMASVTGTVSYLQRIALPPGAVVEVKLADVSRADAPAIVLSEQTIVTQGEQVPIPFTLSYDPADIDPRYRCVVQARITIDGELAWISTTSYPVITQGNSTKVDVIVEPVGDRPSDSQNRFSR
- the trpE gene encoding anthranilate synthase component I, which codes for MIFPTFEDFQDLAKRGNFVPVYQEWVADLETPVSAWYKVCAGQPYSFLLESIEGGEKIGRYSLLGCDPLWILEVRGDRTLQTHRNGETQVFEGNPFDILTDCLKPVVPVKLPQLPQGIGGLFGFWGYELINWIEPRVPIYPLTEADLPDGIWMQVDHLLIFDQVQRKIWAIAYADLLDPNTDLRQAYDTACAQVQRLVDKLQLPLSSGDTVLEWTPPSQSDRPPVDFASNTTQEQYCASVDKAKEYIRAGDIFQVVISQRLSADYSGDPFALYRSLRMINPSPFMAYFQFQDWQIIGSSPEVMVKAERPAALEGKTLATLRPIAGTRPRGKTAKEDAALAEDLLHDPKEVAEHVMLVDLGRNDLGRVCVKGSVEVDELMVIERYSHVMHIVSNVIGILDPEKNAWDLMQACFPAGTVSGAPKIRAMEIIHELEPCRRGPYSGVYGYYDFEGQLNSAIAIRTMVVRPTETGSHTVSVQAGAGLVADSKPEMEYQETLNKARGMLEAIRCLKL
- a CDS encoding DUF3598 family protein, whose translation is MTSFDSLSQWDYLLKNLGVWHGSFTQLSPHGDVVSDTPTCVSLEGLDENQTVRQVVRRFSPETGQLSQEQVFEYRSLNRSVLVFEAGAFSQGSIQWAPFTQFGAELGFMAGDRRLRLVELFDGDAQLSSFTLIREALTPDAPSVRPSVTVDQLVGEWQGEAVVLYPDLRGRDRYPTQLRIQQKGDRLEQCITTPTFTVTSTADIHRNRLLFPDRETVVQVLLLPEGASATTPLTIPKGRPFFLEAGWLISPTLRQRMIRRYDERGGWESLTLVTEQKMS
- a CDS encoding DJ-1/PfpI family protein gives rise to the protein MNAALVSAFYAQEKPIAAVCHGPAALVQATDANGESILKGRSLTSFTNEEEAAVELSDVVPFAIETRLIELGGVFSKADALFAPYAVTDGLIITGQNPAFSEAAAEALLKALKVAA
- a CDS encoding universal stress protein, which gives rise to MIKKILLADSGTGQSEAMLKILMDIPSIQQASVTVLHVVPPQVTAEGMTLKWEEGGKTLARAIQSLQLDPSQTNAMLREGEPKDLVCKVADEIDADLIIMGSRGLKRLQSILENSVSQYVFQLAQRPMLLVKDDIYVKRIRRILVAVDKSSSGQEAVQSAIALARDVKDSEVLLVHANPDISGKLDEQMMHADAEKDPVLQPAIAEAKKFSVKYRCFAPEGSPGARICQLAEDMSVDLIVLGSPDRRPSIAKGLPDLDRLLGQSLSDYVRVYAPCPVLLVRMPG
- a CDS encoding acyl-CoA thioesterase — its product is MGTFGNSYLNPMASSVSQPGNLRWFEYRVQAHPHYTDYGGIVWHGSYIAWMEEARVECLRSLGTEFSDCVDAGCDLPVIDLTIRYHQPIQHGKTAIVKTRPTRTKGVRLLWDYRIESPDGKTLYTTAQVTLVAIDRARRTIIRILPQCLEDLLDYFAIPTDTP